TCGTGACATCGCCGTCCGGCGGCCAGTGGCGATTCTGCGTGTAGAATTCCCAACCGAGGCGGGCATGGAGCGGTTTTAATTTCATCTCCTGGGCCAGAAACTCCCCCGCGGCATCTTTGTTCTCGAACAGCCAGCGCAGCGCCAGCACATGCGCCTTCATGAAGCGCACCATTGTCGAACGATTCTTTTCCGCCCATGACCGGCGCGCGATAAAAGCGTTGGTTTGAAAGTGCGGAATCCCGTCGCTCAGCTTGCCCAGAACATTGAAGCCCAACTCTTGGGCGGCGTAATTGAGCGGTGCCGCCATGGTCGTCGCCGCGATCTGCCCCGCTTGCAGCGCCGCAAGATTAGCCGACGAGCCGCCGGCGATGATCAATAGTTTGTAATCCCGTGGGTACTCCAACCCCTTCAGCTTCAAAGCTTCGCGCAGCGCCGTGACAATACCGCCGGTTAGCGACGCCGTGCCGAACGTCGCGCCGCGCAGATCTTCGAAGCTTTTGTAATTCTTCCCGGTCACCAAAAACTGCGCGATGCCATTGATGATGCCGCCGGTGACGATAAAGTCGAGGCCGCGCTCCGACGCTTCGATAAAAGGTTCCGGTCCACCGGAACCGATGTGCAGCGAGTTAGCCGCCAGCGCTTGCACGGTCATCGGCACACCGCGCAGCAGCACCAGCTGAACGTCCAAACCTTGCTGCTCGAAGAAACCTTTTTTGCTGGCGACCCAAAGCGGACTGTAGCCGAGAGTCTTGCTCGAAGCGCCGAGGAAAATTTTCGGCCTTTCCTGAGCCGCCGCCGGACCGAGAAACCAGCTACTACAGACGAGAACAACCGCGACCGCAATTTGGACAATCATGTCATCCTCCAGCGCTGGCTGCGCTTGGCTGAGCCGAAAACTCCGGCGATGTCAGTTTATCAGCCCAGCCTTACAATGGCCGGCGCTATTCGCGCAAGCCATGAACACAACATCATAGAAGCTACCGCAAGTACCAAATCAGCAACCACCGGCAGAACCAGCCACAACCGAGCGGCGATTGTAGCCGCACATTTTCACCGCACATCGGTAGTTTTTACGCGCCTCGGTAAGCGCTGAAGATTCTCGCAGCGGAACGAATTCGCCAACTTGCCAGGTTCAACGCCCCTGGCACCGGGGTTGCACTATCCGCCAGACAAGAGCGTGAGCAAAGGGAGCAACACAATGGGAGGCAAAATGATTAAACATAGATCGACGGGCCTAGCAGTTCTCAGTCTGACCGCGGTTCTCGCCGCAGGATGCGCCGGAGGCCCGCTGAGCAGCCGGGAAAAAGGCGCGGGCATCGGTGCGGTGGGCGGCGCCGCGGCTGGCGGCTTGATCGGCACGGCCTTCGGCCGTCCAGGCTTGGGCGCGGCCATCGGCGCGGGAACGGGTCTGATCGGCGGCGCGGCCATCGGCGATTACATGCAAGGCCAGGAGCAAGAACAAAACTATAACAATCAGCAACAGCTCCAACAAAACCAACGCACCATCGAGCGTAACAACCAATCGATCCAGCGCCAACGCAGCGGCGAATATTAACCGGGCGAGCTAAACAGTTTTAAACAGGAGGAGTACCATGAAACGGACCAATCATATTTTAGTAGCGGCAATTTTTGCGAGCAGTCTCGGACTCGCTGGCTTCGCGGCCAGCGTCGAGGCCAAGGACGGCGGCGAAAATCTTGGCCAGCATAAGGGCGGCGGCAATCAGCATGGCAAGAAATTCGACCACGCCACCCATGACCGGCGCGATTTCGGTCATCACCAAAAAGAAATCCACGCTGGCAAAGGTTTAGACAAGCATCATGGCCGGGCGGTCCAACATGCGCGCCAAGAGGATCGCCACCATGTGCGCCACGACGGACGAATCGACAACCGCGGCCACAACAACAAGCCGGAGATTCGCCAGGACTTCAAAGATATTCGCAACGCGCGCAACGAAGTGAAGCAAGACCGTGTCGACTTGCGGAAGGACAGAATCGAGCTGAACAAAGACCGCACCGAGCTGCGCAAAGACAT
The sequence above is a segment of the Deltaproteobacteria bacterium genome. Coding sequences within it:
- a CDS encoding ABC transporter substrate-binding protein codes for the protein MIVQIAVAVVLVCSSWFLGPAAAQERPKIFLGASSKTLGYSPLWVASKKGFFEQQGLDVQLVLLRGVPMTVQALAANSLHIGSGGPEPFIEASERGLDFIVTGGIINGIAQFLVTGKNYKSFEDLRGATFGTASLTGGIVTALREALKLKGLEYPRDYKLLIIAGGSSANLAALQAGQIAATTMAAPLNYAAQELGFNVLGKLSDGIPHFQTNAFIARRSWAEKNRSTMVRFMKAHVLALRWLFENKDAAGEFLAQEMKLKPLHARLGWEFYTQNRHWPPDGDVTMEGMKNNIRIYAEQTGAKGPLADPSKYVDRSYLLEALRDIERR